A single region of the Brachypodium distachyon strain Bd21 chromosome 3, Brachypodium_distachyon_v3.0, whole genome shotgun sequence genome encodes:
- the LOC100842763 gene encoding E3 ubiquitin ligase PARAQUAT TOLERANCE 3 isoform X1, with amino-acid sequence MAVYYKFKSAKDYDSIPIEGQFISVINLKERIFESKHLGRGKDFDLMISNAQTDEEYAEESIMIPKNTSVLIRRMPGRPRMPIVTEPEEIIGAENRVGEVMPSGSAFLGDSSMKYPEESEWDDEFGSSLYVYDSVPSEPASQAIGASNENEIDEDSKIKSLIDTAALDYSQIPDGHGSGRGYGRGMGGRMMSGRGFGRELGRLESRTPPPGYVCHRCKVPGHFIQHCPTNGDNRYDVKRVKPPTGIPKSMLLATPDGSYALPSGVGAVLKPNEAAFEREIDGLPTIRSVGDLPPELHCPLCKEVIKDGVLTSKCCFRSFCDKCIRDYIINKSMCVCGATSILADDLLPNKTLRETISRILEAPPTSSTGNAGSMAQLQAMETALPVQPKVRSPAVSAASKEEPKAPTPIEESPYAHSHGGVKANVGVSSSDKKAAIITDATEGTMDSKNVKEGKTPEATHVAKELHGKFPAGEQAGKKKKKKAARAQGNAEEEVKNYQDNGAQNFVAMPFVPAEGFNPYCRGGMPLAMEYIGAQFQAPMPYMGYPPPGPFDHFGVVLPQPQDHFMPPAYMMPTVPRDLSHLAVNSMGMNMGPQVVRRDEFEAMEPDRRRHEMDRFNGRFTVLTPTQCCTEWERERELARRWERERERQREDGHDQDRYQHGDREYPREPSGAINDSSSTRPHDRSRPQLKKRSERALTLPSLSPKRHSRRSPHRSSNSGKKRSSPDRYDDPPLPPPPPPSMSRHKAEHVKAAGAATGEDQRSKSKASVFSRISFPGDSNTSDAKRSHRSSSNKRPGSSSSSKRGAEAGNNSRHHRRERETTLVKEERQRPAAIQYDEEEQSSEEEKHFKRRMPSSTQERVREREEPQDLRRSRERGEGHRLNGGGHKRR; translated from the exons ATGGCTGTGTATTACAAGTTCAAGAGTGCCAAAGACTATGACTCGATCCCGATCGAGGGCCAATTTATCTCTGTTATCAACCTGAAGGAGAGGATATTTGAGTCCAAGCATCTTGGCAGAGGCAAAGATTTCGACCTGATGATCTCAAATGCACAGACTGATGAAG AGTATGCTGAAGAGTCTATCATGATACCAAAGAACACATCAGTGTTGATTCGCCGGATGCCAGGACGCCCAAGGATGCCAATTGTCACTGAACCAGAAGA GATAATAGGCGCAGAAAATAGGGTAGGAGAAGTCATGCCTTCTGGTAGCGCTTTTCTTGGTGATTCATCTATGAAATAT CCTGAAGAATCTGAGTGGGATGATGAGTTTGGAAGTTCTCTATATGTTTATGACTCGGTTCCTTCTGAGCCTGCTAGCCAGGCAATTGGTGCTTCTaatgaaaatgaaattgatgaagatagtaaaataaaatctctTATTGATACAGCAGCTCTTGACTACAG CCAAATCCCTGATGGACATGGCTCCGGAAGAGGGTATGGCAGAGGGATGGGTGGAAGAATGATGTCTGGGCGTGGTTTTG GGCGTGAGCTAGGTCGGCTGGAAAGCAGGACACCTCCTCCTGGCTATGTTTGTCATAGATGTAAAGTACCTG GCCATTTCATCCAACATTGCCCAACAAATGGTGACAATAGATATGATGTGAAAAGGGTGAAGCCTCCAACTGGCATTCCAAAGTCTATGTTATTGGCAACTCCAGATGGCTCGTATGCATTGCCTAGTGGGGTTGGTGCTGTTTTGAAGCCAAATGA AGCTGCTTTTGAGAGGGAGATAGACGGCTTACCCACCATCCGCTCTGTTGGTGATCTCCCACCAGAGTTGCATTGCCCGTTGTGTAAAGAAGTAATTAAGGATGGTGTTCTAACTAGTAAATGCTGCTTTAGGAGTTTCTGTGATAAAT GCATTAGAGACTACATAATTAACAAGTCAATGTGTGTTTGTGGTGCCACAAGCATATTAGCAGATGATCTTCTCCCCAATAAAACACTAAGAGAAACAATCAGCCGCATATTAGAGGCACCGCCAACTAGCAGTACAGGCAACGCTGGAAGCATGGCACAATTACAGg CCATGGAGACGGCTCTACCTGTACAACCGAAGGTTAGGTCTCCTGCTGTTTCTGCTGCTTCAAAGGAAGAGCCTAAAGCACCGACGCCTATAGAAGAATCTCCATATGCTCATAGCCATGGTGGAGTGAAAGCTAATGTTGGTGTGAGTTCTTCAGATAAGAAAGCTGCAATAATTACAGATGCCACTGAAGGGACAATGGATTCTAAGAATGtgaaagaaggaaaaacacCAGAAGCGACTCATGTCGCAAAAGAGTTGCATGGAAAGTTTCCTGCAGGTGAACAAG ctggaaagaagaaaaagaagaaggcggcACGTGCACAAGGGAATG CTGAGGAGGAGGTGAAGAATTATCAAGATAACGGAGCTCAGAATTTTGTTGCCATGCCTTTTGTTCCGGCAGAAGGTTTTAACCCTTACTGCAGAGGGGGAATGCCACTGGCAATGGAATACATTGGTGCACAATTTCAAGCTCCCATGCCTTACATGGGTTATCCGCCACCAGGCCCATTTGACCATTTTGGTGTAGTTCTCCCACAGCCACAAGACCATTTTATGCCCCCAGCATACATGATGCCAACAGTTCCTAG GGACCTTTCTCACTTAGCAGTTAATAGTATGGGCATGAACATGGGCCCACAAGTTGTGAGAAGGGACGAATTTGAGGCCATGGAACCTGATAGGAGGAGACATGAAATGGATCGATTCAATGGAAG GTTCACTGTGCTCACCCCTACACAATGTTGTACAGAATG GGAGAGGGAGCGGGAACTGGCCCGCAGGTGGGAAAGGGAGCGGGAGAGGCAAAGGGAGGATGGCCATGATCAGGATCGCTATCAACATGGAGACAGGGAGTATCCAAGGGAACCATCAGGAGCCATTAACGATAGTTCCTCGACGAGGCCTCATGAT AGGTCGAGGCCCCAGTTGAAGAAGAGGTCGGAGCGTGCACTGACGCTGCCGTCACTTAGCCCCAAACGGCACTCTCGTCGTTCCCCCCACCgctcctccaactccggcaaGAAGCGCTCCTCCCCTGACCGCTACGACGACCCGCCCCTCcccccgccaccaccaccgtcCATGTCAAGGCACAAGGCAGAGCACGTGaaggcggcgggagcagccaCTGGGGAGGACCAGCGTTCCAAGTCCAAGGCCAGCGTCTTCTCTCGCATCAGCTTCCCTGGCGATAGCAACACCTCTGACGCCAAGCGTAGCCACAGGTCGTCCTCCAACAAGCGCCCTGGGTCCTCATCTTCATCGAAGAGAGGCGCAGAGGCTGGGAACAACAGCCGTCACCACCGCCGCGAGCGGGAGACGACCTTGGTGAAGGAGGAGAGGCAGAGGCCTGCGGCTATTCAGtatgacgaggaggagcaatcgagcgaggaggagaagcacTTCAAGAGGCGTATGCCGTCCTCCACGCAGGAGCGGGTGCGGGAGCGCGAGGAACCGCAGGACTTGCGCCGGTCCAGGGAGCGGGGTGAAGGCCACCGGCTCAACGGTGGAGGCCACAAGCGCCGGTGA
- the LOC100842763 gene encoding E3 ubiquitin ligase PARAQUAT TOLERANCE 3 isoform X2, whose protein sequence is MAVYYKFKSAKDYDSIPIEGQFISVINLKERIFESKHLGRGKDFDLMISNAQTDEEYAEESIMIPKNTSVLIRRMPGRPRMPIVTEPEEIIGAENRVGEVMPSGSAFLGDSSMKYPEESEWDDEFGSSLYVYDSVPSEPASQAIGASNENEIDEDSKIKSLIDTAALDYSQIPDGHGSGRGYGRGMGGRMMSGRGFGRELGRLESRTPPPGYVCHRCKVPGHFIQHCPTNGDNRYDVKRVKPPTGIPKSMLLATPDGSYALPSGVGAVLKPNEAAFEREIDGLPTIRSVGDLPPELHCPLCKEVIKDGVLTSKCCFRSFCDKCIRDYIINKSMCVCGATSILADDLLPNKTLRETISRILEAPPTSSTGNAGSMAQLQAMETALPVQPKVRSPAVSAASKEEPKAPTPIEESPYAHSHGGVKANVGVSSSDKKAAIITDATEGTMDSKNVKEGKTPEATHVAKELHGKFPAGEQAGKKKKKKAARAQGNAEEEVKNYQDNGAQNFVAMPFVPAEGFNPYCRGGMPLAMEYIGAQFQAPMPYMGYPPPGPFDHFGVVLPQPQDHFMPPAYMMPTVPRDLSHLAVNSMGMNMGPQVVRRDEFEAMEPDRRRHEMDRFNGRERERELARRWERERERQREDGHDQDRYQHGDREYPREPSGAINDSSSTRPHDRSRPQLKKRSERALTLPSLSPKRHSRRSPHRSSNSGKKRSSPDRYDDPPLPPPPPPSMSRHKAEHVKAAGAATGEDQRSKSKASVFSRISFPGDSNTSDAKRSHRSSSNKRPGSSSSSKRGAEAGNNSRHHRRERETTLVKEERQRPAAIQYDEEEQSSEEEKHFKRRMPSSTQERVREREEPQDLRRSRERGEGHRLNGGGHKRR, encoded by the exons ATGGCTGTGTATTACAAGTTCAAGAGTGCCAAAGACTATGACTCGATCCCGATCGAGGGCCAATTTATCTCTGTTATCAACCTGAAGGAGAGGATATTTGAGTCCAAGCATCTTGGCAGAGGCAAAGATTTCGACCTGATGATCTCAAATGCACAGACTGATGAAG AGTATGCTGAAGAGTCTATCATGATACCAAAGAACACATCAGTGTTGATTCGCCGGATGCCAGGACGCCCAAGGATGCCAATTGTCACTGAACCAGAAGA GATAATAGGCGCAGAAAATAGGGTAGGAGAAGTCATGCCTTCTGGTAGCGCTTTTCTTGGTGATTCATCTATGAAATAT CCTGAAGAATCTGAGTGGGATGATGAGTTTGGAAGTTCTCTATATGTTTATGACTCGGTTCCTTCTGAGCCTGCTAGCCAGGCAATTGGTGCTTCTaatgaaaatgaaattgatgaagatagtaaaataaaatctctTATTGATACAGCAGCTCTTGACTACAG CCAAATCCCTGATGGACATGGCTCCGGAAGAGGGTATGGCAGAGGGATGGGTGGAAGAATGATGTCTGGGCGTGGTTTTG GGCGTGAGCTAGGTCGGCTGGAAAGCAGGACACCTCCTCCTGGCTATGTTTGTCATAGATGTAAAGTACCTG GCCATTTCATCCAACATTGCCCAACAAATGGTGACAATAGATATGATGTGAAAAGGGTGAAGCCTCCAACTGGCATTCCAAAGTCTATGTTATTGGCAACTCCAGATGGCTCGTATGCATTGCCTAGTGGGGTTGGTGCTGTTTTGAAGCCAAATGA AGCTGCTTTTGAGAGGGAGATAGACGGCTTACCCACCATCCGCTCTGTTGGTGATCTCCCACCAGAGTTGCATTGCCCGTTGTGTAAAGAAGTAATTAAGGATGGTGTTCTAACTAGTAAATGCTGCTTTAGGAGTTTCTGTGATAAAT GCATTAGAGACTACATAATTAACAAGTCAATGTGTGTTTGTGGTGCCACAAGCATATTAGCAGATGATCTTCTCCCCAATAAAACACTAAGAGAAACAATCAGCCGCATATTAGAGGCACCGCCAACTAGCAGTACAGGCAACGCTGGAAGCATGGCACAATTACAGg CCATGGAGACGGCTCTACCTGTACAACCGAAGGTTAGGTCTCCTGCTGTTTCTGCTGCTTCAAAGGAAGAGCCTAAAGCACCGACGCCTATAGAAGAATCTCCATATGCTCATAGCCATGGTGGAGTGAAAGCTAATGTTGGTGTGAGTTCTTCAGATAAGAAAGCTGCAATAATTACAGATGCCACTGAAGGGACAATGGATTCTAAGAATGtgaaagaaggaaaaacacCAGAAGCGACTCATGTCGCAAAAGAGTTGCATGGAAAGTTTCCTGCAGGTGAACAAG ctggaaagaagaaaaagaagaaggcggcACGTGCACAAGGGAATG CTGAGGAGGAGGTGAAGAATTATCAAGATAACGGAGCTCAGAATTTTGTTGCCATGCCTTTTGTTCCGGCAGAAGGTTTTAACCCTTACTGCAGAGGGGGAATGCCACTGGCAATGGAATACATTGGTGCACAATTTCAAGCTCCCATGCCTTACATGGGTTATCCGCCACCAGGCCCATTTGACCATTTTGGTGTAGTTCTCCCACAGCCACAAGACCATTTTATGCCCCCAGCATACATGATGCCAACAGTTCCTAG GGACCTTTCTCACTTAGCAGTTAATAGTATGGGCATGAACATGGGCCCACAAGTTGTGAGAAGGGACGAATTTGAGGCCATGGAACCTGATAGGAGGAGACATGAAATGGATCGATTCAATGGAAG GGAGAGGGAGCGGGAACTGGCCCGCAGGTGGGAAAGGGAGCGGGAGAGGCAAAGGGAGGATGGCCATGATCAGGATCGCTATCAACATGGAGACAGGGAGTATCCAAGGGAACCATCAGGAGCCATTAACGATAGTTCCTCGACGAGGCCTCATGAT AGGTCGAGGCCCCAGTTGAAGAAGAGGTCGGAGCGTGCACTGACGCTGCCGTCACTTAGCCCCAAACGGCACTCTCGTCGTTCCCCCCACCgctcctccaactccggcaaGAAGCGCTCCTCCCCTGACCGCTACGACGACCCGCCCCTCcccccgccaccaccaccgtcCATGTCAAGGCACAAGGCAGAGCACGTGaaggcggcgggagcagccaCTGGGGAGGACCAGCGTTCCAAGTCCAAGGCCAGCGTCTTCTCTCGCATCAGCTTCCCTGGCGATAGCAACACCTCTGACGCCAAGCGTAGCCACAGGTCGTCCTCCAACAAGCGCCCTGGGTCCTCATCTTCATCGAAGAGAGGCGCAGAGGCTGGGAACAACAGCCGTCACCACCGCCGCGAGCGGGAGACGACCTTGGTGAAGGAGGAGAGGCAGAGGCCTGCGGCTATTCAGtatgacgaggaggagcaatcgagcgaggaggagaagcacTTCAAGAGGCGTATGCCGTCCTCCACGCAGGAGCGGGTGCGGGAGCGCGAGGAACCGCAGGACTTGCGCCGGTCCAGGGAGCGGGGTGAAGGCCACCGGCTCAACGGTGGAGGCCACAAGCGCCGGTGA
- the LOC100843365 gene encoding late embryogenesis abundant protein 31 — protein sequence MSQEVPPSMPVPGDEHDEEDEGSVDGPVRYGDVFAVHGELAGAPIAPQDAATMQAAESAVLGRTPKSGPASVMQSAAARNVRAGAVAHGEATGAAAELGVTVSETRVPGGRIFTEFVAGQHVGQEFVSAAADEEASLADGTKITMGEALEATAFSAGEEPVEASDAAAIEAAEARVNGATPAAGSLAARARAAADANAVAEREEDKTRLRDVLADATVKLGADKEVEREDAARVVGAEVRGKPDATARPGGVGASVAAAARLNTTRL from the exons ATGAGCCAGGAGGTGCCGCCGAGCATGCCGGTGCCCGGCGACGAgcacgacgaggaggacgagggcAGCGTCGACGGGCCCGTCCGATACGGAGACGTGTTCGCGGTGCACGGCGAGCTGGCCGGCGCGCCCATCGCGCCGCAGGACGCGGCCACGATGCAGGCCGCCGAGAGCGCCGTGCTGGGCCGGACGCCCAAGAGCGGGCCGGCCTCCGTCATGCAGTCCGCGGCGGCCCGCAACGTGCGGGCCGGCGCCGTGGCCCACGGCGaggccaccggcgccgccgccgagctcggcgTCACCGTCTCCGAGACGCGGGTCCCCGGCGGCCGCATCTTCACAGAGTTCGTCGCCGGCCAG CACGTGGGCCAGGAGTTCgtttcggcggcggcggacgaagAAGCTTCGTTGGCAGACGGCACGAAGATAACGATgggcgaggcgctggaggcgacggcgttcTCGGCGGGCGaggagccggtggaggcgagcGACGCGGCAGCAATCGAGGCGGCCGAGGCGCGCGTGAACGGCGCGACACCGGCTGCTGGGAGCCTGGCGGCTCGGGCGCGTGCGGCTGCGGACGCCAACGCCGTggcggagcgggaggaggaCAAGACCCGCCTCCGCGACGTCCTCGCG GACGCGACGGTGAAGCTGGGCGCGGACAAGGAGGTGGAGAGGGAGGACGCGGCGCGGGTGGTGGGCGCGGAGGTGCGCGGCAAGCCCGACGCCACGGCGCGGCCTGGCGGGGTGGGGGCGTCCGTCGCCGCGGCAGCGCGGCTCAACACCACTAGGCTGTAG
- the LOC104584143 gene encoding predicted GPI-anchored protein 58 has product MERASRWEASPQLQERRCDAGAGASGGSGAAAVATPTTPATPTAPLSRSGPPARSILADRVLKLKPAGPSRKRGQTSVSPVAPTKKPSPALGGGDQDVADAAVVAAAAATGDPRVPDSSSQGTDPAAAAGGAPAAPAPTEVRVIELTGEVDDDAPAETAHAKALQQPATAPAEAVAAPAGDATQGGPSEAAGAGSDALEKPLSPQLAPSNE; this is encoded by the exons ATGGAGCGGGCGAGCAGGTgggaggccagcccgcagctCCAGGAGCGTCGCTGCGACGCGGGGGCTGGGGCCTCCGGTGGCAGTGGCGCGGCTGCGGTAGCCACCCCGACCACCCCGGCAACTCCTACAGCTCCCCTCTCGCGGAGCGGCCCTCCGGcaaggagcatcctggcggacagggtgctgAAGCTCAAGCCGGCGGG tccgtcgaggaagagggggcagaccagcGTGTCGCCGGTTGCCCCAACCAAAAAGCCCAGCCCGGctctgggcggcggcgaccaagacGTCGCTGATGCAGCGgttgtggcggcggcagcagctaCGGGGGACCCAAGGGTCCCTGACTCGAGCTCGCAGGGTACCGACCCGGCGGCAG CTGCCGGAGGGGCTCCAgctgcgcccgcgcctacTGAGGTGCGGGTTATCGAACTTACGGGCGAGGTCGATGACGATGCTCCGGCGGAGACTGCCCACGCCAAAGCCCTTCAGCAACCGGCCACGGCACCCGCCGAGGCCGTGGCCGCTCCCGCAGGTGACGCCACGCAGGGGGGGCCATCCGAGGCAGCTGGGGCAGGCAGCGATGCTCTGGAGAAGCCCCTGAGCCCCCAGCTCGCCCCTTCGAACGAATAG